CTTGATCACAGGACAACACAGTTGAAGGTAATATATTTCTTAAATGCTGATGAATATGCCGATAATACGGGGTTCCACgctagtagtatagtagtagtagtagtatgatagtagtagtataatagtagtagcatactagtagtatagtagtagtcgtatgattgtagtagtataatagtagtagcatactagtagtgtagtagtagtagtagtagtagtacagtaatagtagaatagtagtagtaggaatAGTActaatatagtagtagtagtataatagttgtagtagtagtataatagtagtatcaTAATactagtataatagtagtattagtatagTAGCAGAAGTACAAGTCGTAGTAGTATCGTTGTAATAATAGTATAGCattaatagtatagtagtagcagtagtagtaattgtatagtagtagtagtagtataaccGTAGTATTACGGTTAGTCAGAGTaaaatagtagtagtattataatatatatataataatagtagtattataatatataatagtATGGGTAtatcaactcagcaaaaaaaaaaaacgtccctttttcaggaccctatctttcaaagataattcgtaaaaattcaaataacttcacagatcctcattgtaaagggttttaacaatgtttcccatgcttgttcaatgaaccataaacaattaatgaacatgcacctgtggaacggttgttaagacactaacagcttagagacggtaggcaattaaggtcacagttatgaaaacttaggacactgaagaggcctttctacttactctgaaaaacaccaaaagaaagatgcccagggtccctgctcatcggcgtgaacgtaccttaggcatgctgcaaggaggcatgaggactgcagatgtggccagggcaataaattgccatgtccgtactgtgagacgcctaagacagcgctacagggagacaggatggacagctgatcgtcctcgcagtggcagaccacttgtaacaacacctgcacaggattggtacagcCGAACATTACACCTGTGGGATAGgtacaactgcccaagttacaccaggaatgcacaatccctccatcagtgctcagattgtccgcaataggctgagagaggctggactgagggcttgtaggtctgttgtaaggcaggtcctcacaagacatcaccggcaacaacgtagccattgggcacaaacccaccgtcactggaccagacaagactggcataagttgctcttcactgacgagtcgcagttttgtctcaccaggggtgatggtcagatttgcgtttatcgttgaagcaatgagcgttacaccgaggcctgtactctggagcgggatcgatttggaggtggagggtccgtcatggtctggggcggtgtgtcacagcatcatcagactgagcttgttgtcattgcaagcaatctcaatgctgtgcattacaggtaagacaccctcctccctcatgtggtacccttcctgcaggctcctccagacatgaccctccagcatgacaatgccaccagccatattgctcgttctgtgcatgatttcctgcaagacaggattgtcagtgttctgccatggctagcaaagagcccagatctcaatcccattgagcacatctgggacctgttggatcggagggtgagggctagggccattccccccagaaatgtccgggaacttacaggtgccttggtggaggagtggggtaacatctcacagcaagaactggcaaatctggtgcagtccatgaggaggagatgcactgcagtacttaatgcagctgggggccacaccagatactgactgatacTTATggttttgaccccccctttgttcagggacacattattcaatttatgttagtcacatgtctgtcgaacttgttcagtttatgtctcagttgttgaatcttgttatgttcatatacagtatatcacaaaagtgagtacacccctcacatttttgtaaatatttgagtatatcttttcatgtgacaacactgaagaaatgacactttgctacaatgtaaagtagtgagtgtgcagcttgtataacagtgtaaatttgctgtcccctcaaaataactcaacacacagccattaatgtctaaaaagctggcaacaaaagtgagtacacccctaaatgaaaatgtccaaattgggcccaaagtgtcaatattttgtgtgaggggtgtactcacttttgtgatatactgtaaatatttacacatgttaagtttgctgaaaataaacgcagttgacagtgagaggacgtttctttttttgctgagtttatataatcTCATGCAAACTTTTGTTTCTGACAGGAAATGGTAATTTATAAATTGACAGTGACATGAACATTTGCGATGCAGTTGGTTATACATGTTGAATACtaatcagagaagtagttgataATAAAGAGACAGTTGCATTGAAGTATTAATAATGTATTATCTATTACCTGTTCTTCTCTGCTGTTTATAACAACCAACTCTCCTCCCATTGTTCTGCACTCCTTCTGACCGGCCCCAGCTGTGTTCATCGTGGAGGAGACATAATAACAGCTGGTGCCAAACTTCCACCATTCAGCTAGACAGGGTTCCTCTGAGATAAACACAACAGAACAACATGCATTCAAAAGTATTCTATGTACTAAATGAAATGAATGAATTCCACTCACCAGATAACCTAaccctggtctgtagctggtctctctcttcagtcaggttgttgtaactggtctgtagctggtctttttCTTCAGTAAttttgttgtaactggtctgcaGCTGGTCTCTCTTGTTAGTCAGAAggctgtaactggtctgtagctggtctctctcttcagtcatgctgttgtaactggtctgtaggtGGTATTTTTCTTCAGTcatgttgttgtaactggtctgcagctggtctctctctttagtcagaaGGCTGTAACTGGCCTGTAGCAGGTCTCGCTCTGTTGAGTCACGATGACTACTGACTCCATCTGTAAAAAGGAAGAGTTaatcaaaaatgtaattaccacaCCATTGATGATTAAGTATGATTAAGTATGCTACTTAAGTCTCAGTGACAACATACTAAACTTACAGTAGACAGCcaggcctatgatcccagccagtaggagaacacacagcagccccagacacactgcagcaactccagagggtctcttccaccactgaacatgtactgaatcacaaatgattaaagatctttggtaatgtgttttactgtatcaTCCAGGATTGGGACAAATAAAGCTAGAGTACTACAGGGTAATCTCACctgtttcgtgtgtgtgtgtgtgtgtgtgtgtgtgtgtgtgtgtgtgtgtgtgtgtgtgtgtgtgtgtgtgtgtgtgtgtgtgtgtgtgtgtgtgtgtgtgtgtgtaatcttacCTGAAGCAACAACTCCATCTCTTGGTCTGGGTTTGAAGTCTCTTACGTTGGCATATAATTGACCATCCATGTCTGTGTTCTTCATTGCATCAGGCTCATCGTCTTTAAATCGTTCTGAGTTTTCATAGACTCCCTCTGACATCTTAACCCACTTGTGCTCAAATACAGTAACTTCAAATTCTAACCTCAGCTCTAATCTACGTCTGCAGCTGTGTCTTCTCCCTGCACTGTCCTGCGTATGTGTGATTTACTGTAGTGACACTATTGTTTTAACTTTCAACAGTGAAGGGGAAACTGGTCCCCACGTGACTTGCACCAGCCTTAGTTCCTAATCTGAACATGTTTGTTTACCACTGTGTTCATCAGTTTTAAACATGTGATTCAACTGAAgtgataatatactacatgatatgACTCTATATCATGCTATATGTGTGAATTCACAGGGTCCCAATTTTGGATAAATCACATATGCCCTACGAATATATCCTAAGTTTACAGCACCCCCAGCCTTCAACTGGAGAGACAATTATGTCTTGCACTCTGTGACTGGTGGTGCAAGGGGAAGTAGCCACAAGACACTGATCTTTGGTCTGTTTTGAATTTCACCACAAATGCTTAAAGTTAGGATTTGGGGAGGGAACCCTGATTCTAGATCTGTACCATATAGGGTCTTTGTTCTATCTATGCTGACTGTGGAGAGATACTCAGAATGAAAAAGCCGCAGTTCTGATGATATCTCCATAGTTTCAGATTGACAGATttaagagaaaaaaagaaagaaaaactctTCACATGTTTTATGACAAAAAGTTCATATTACCAAAGTGTAATTTAGTATATCATAACATATACATACCGGTTACAACTAATGACAAAACTCATTGCACTGATTCCACTGTTCCACATGACATCTACCTACAAGGAACTATTACACAACTCTATAGCTCTAGTCTATTCCACAGGAGGAGAGAAAGCATCACGCAGATCCTTAGATACAAAGTCAAAGGTGTCCCTCTGGTGgacgtagtactaactacaggtacagctgtagtgttggtgacagacacctgggtggatgtagtactaactacaggtacagctgtagtgttggtgacagagacctggctggatgtagtactaactacaggtacagctgtagtgttggtgacagacacctgggtggatgtagtaccaACTGtgggtacagctgtagtgttggtgacagacacctgggtggatgtagtactaactacaggtacagctgtagtgttggtgacagacacctgggtggatgtagtactaactacaggtacagctgtagtgttggtgacagagacctgggtggatgtagtactaactgcaTGTACAGCTGTagagttggtgacagagacctgggtggatgtagtactaactacaggtacagctgtagtgttggtgtcagagacctgggtggatgtagtactaactacaggtacagctgtagtgttggtgacagagacctgggtggatgaagtactaactacaggtacagctgtagtattggtgacagagacctgggtggatgtagtactaactacaggtacagctgtagtattggtgacagagacctgggtggatgtagtactaactacaggtacagctgtagtgttggtgacagagacctgggtggatgtagtactaactacaggtacagctgtagtgttggtgacagacacCTGGGTgaatgtagtactaactacaggtacagctgtagtgttggtgtcagagacctgggtggatgtagtactaactacaggtacagctgtagtgttggtgacagagacctgggtggatgtagtactaactacaggtacagctgtagtgttggtgacagagacctgggtggatgtagtactaactacaggtacagctgtagtgttggtgacagagacctgggtggatatagtactaactacaggtacagctgtagtgttggtgacagagacctgggtggatgtagcaCTAACctcaggtacagctgtagtgttggtgacagagacctgggtggatgtagtactaactacaggtacagctgtagtgttggtgacagagacctgggtggatgtagtactaactacaggtacagctgtagtgttggtgacagagacctgggtggatgtagcactaactacaggtacagctgtagtgttggtgacagagacctgggtggatgtagtactaactacaggtacagctgtagagttggtgacagagacctgggtggatgtagtactaactacaggtacagctgtagtgttggtgacagagacctgggtggatgtagtactaactacaggtacagctgtagtgttggtgacagagacctgggtggatgtagtactaactacagatagagggaggagaggtagagagaggttgaTGACAGAATAAAGGATGAAAGTAAAGCAGAGTAAAAGTAATAAAAGGATGGGTGTAAGGaaagtacagttgaagtaggaagataacatacactttagccaaatacattttaactcagtttcacaattcatgacagtAAAAatccctttcttaggtcagttaggatccccactatattttaagaatgtgaaaagtcagaataatagtagagagaattatttatttcagcttttattttctcatcacattccctgtgggtcagaagtttacaaaaatttaactgtttggcaataattgCCATCgttattatgtttggaggataaagggggaggcttgcaagccgtagaacaccatcccaaccgtgaagcccgggggtggcatcatcatgttgtgggggtgctttgatgcaggagggactggtacacttcacaaaatagatggcatcatgaggtagaacaattatgtggatatagtgaagcaacatctcaagacgtcagaaatgggtcttcaaaatggacaataactccaagcatacttccaaatttgtggcaaaatggcttaaggacaacaaagtagggggactggagtggccatcacaaaatcccttacctcagtcctatagaaaaggtgtgggcagaactgaaaaagtgtgcatgagcaaggaggcctacaaacctgactcagttacaccagctctgtcaggaggaatgggccaaaattcacccaacttattgtgggtagcttgtggaatgctaccaaatactaatggagtgtttgtaaacttctgacccactgggaatgtgatgaaagaaacaaaagctgaaataaatcattctgtctactattattctgacttttcacattcttaaaataaagtggtgatcctaactgacctaagacagggaatttttatttggATTAGATGTCAGGAAGTGAGtctaaatgtgtttggctaaaaaattccctggatggattgtgctcagggttttgcctgccaaatcagttctgttatactcacagacattattttaacagttttagaaacgttagagtgttttctatcctatattaccatgcatatgcatatcctaacttctgggcctgagtaataggcagtttactttgggcacgctttttatccggatgtgaaaatactgccccctagcccaaagaggatTTACAACCTCACATATAGCCGCAATAtcaactcctgcagaattaaacACGTTTTGCAGTAAAATGATAGACCACATGTAGGCAAAGCTTGGActtgggaataggagtggagaaatgtgatttatttatttctgcattttgacaGAATGCAATGCTCAGTTCAATACTATCTGTAGAGGTGCTGTCTTCATCGTAAAAGCAACATAAAACCTGATCATATTTTAACCACATAAAATCTCATCAGAAATACCTTGGTCATTTTCACAGCTGTCTTTTTCCTTACAACCGGTCAAAATGATTTCATTTGGACATTTTACACAGCAGTTATTTCAATGTATTTGTTGGGTTCTTGTATTTTCTCCACAGACCCTAAACATCTTTGCAAGGTGAAAGATGACACAACTTCACCGATGTCACCTAGCATTCATTCTATTGATCTTATACATTGTTCTGTTGATCAAGGGTTTATT
This window of the Oncorhynchus clarkii lewisi isolate Uvic-CL-2024 unplaced genomic scaffold, UVic_Ocla_1.0 unplaced_contig_14021_pilon_pilon, whole genome shotgun sequence genome carries:
- the LOC139398039 gene encoding CD209 antigen-like isoform X1 — encoded protein: MSEGVYENSERFKDDEPDAMKNTDMDGQLYANVRDFKPRPRDGVVASVHVQWWKRPSGVAAVCLGLLCVLLLAGIIGLAVYYGVSSHRDSTERDLLQASYSLLTKERDQLQTSYNNMTEEKYHLQTSYNSMTEERDQLQTSYSLLTNKRDQLQTSYNKITEEKDQLQTSYNNLTEERDQLQTRVRLSEEPCLAEWWKFGTSCYYVSSTMNTAGAGQKECRTMGGELVVINSREEQVLLQVVCHCEDDQLSILSPCSAVLGVSQYGHGNLLPWPHLQSSCLLAACLRYSLTDLRRMSGLVFIKKTESGSGLTAHHLQLRIGWKGNLIT
- the LOC139398039 gene encoding CD209 antigen-like isoform X2, producing the protein MSEGVYENSERFKDDEPDAMKNTDMDGQLYANVRDFKPRPRDGVVASVHVQWWKRPSGVAAVCLGLLCVLLLAGIIGLAVYYGVSSHRDSTERDLLQASYSLLTKERDQLQTSYNNMTEEKYHLQTSYNSMTEERDQLQTSYSLLTNKRDQLQTSYNKITEEKDQLQTSYNNLTEERDQLQTRVRLSEEPCLAEWWKFGTSCYYVSSTMNTAGAGQKECRTMGGELVVINSREEQIFINGFKKNVWIGIYKKDGIWQWVDSTPFTTTYWMEGEPNNLNDKGVCVEISQTATDPLKSWKAGPCVPKHWVCEKPITT